One genomic segment of Actinoplanes ianthinogenes includes these proteins:
- a CDS encoding TetR/AcrR family transcriptional regulator: MPRQSYHHGDLRRALLTAAAEAIAESGVTALSMRDLARRAGVSHAAPAHHFSDKAGLLTALATDGFEQLAKALATSRLASSSLLELGVTYLRFALANRAVFEVMFRTDLYHAADPDLVAARRQAADALYAGMTDLPDAPLAGPEVEVPARPAPEGAAELASDEVREVGLAAWSMVHGFATLWLSGAFPDSAHEDPIEAARLILDRVRQMGA, translated from the coding sequence ATGCCCAGGCAGAGCTATCACCACGGCGATCTGCGTCGTGCCCTGCTCACCGCGGCCGCCGAGGCGATCGCGGAGTCGGGGGTGACCGCGCTCAGCATGCGTGACCTGGCCCGGCGGGCCGGGGTGTCGCACGCGGCGCCCGCGCACCACTTCTCGGACAAGGCGGGGCTGCTGACGGCGCTCGCGACCGATGGGTTCGAGCAGCTGGCCAAGGCGCTGGCGACGTCGCGGCTGGCGAGCAGCAGCCTGCTGGAGCTCGGGGTGACCTATCTGCGGTTCGCGCTGGCGAACCGGGCGGTCTTCGAGGTGATGTTCCGGACCGATCTCTACCACGCCGCCGACCCGGATCTGGTGGCGGCGCGGCGGCAGGCGGCGGACGCGTTGTATGCCGGGATGACGGATCTGCCGGACGCGCCGCTGGCCGGGCCCGAGGTCGAGGTGCCGGCCCGGCCCGCTCCGGAGGGGGCGGCGGAGCTGGCCTCGGATGAGGTGCGGGAGGTGGGGCTGGCGGCGTGGTCGATGGTGCACGGGTTCGCGACTTTGTGGCTGAGCGGGGCTTTTCCGGACAGCGCCCATGAGGACCCGATCGAGGCGGCTCGGCTGATCCTCGACCGCGTCCGGCAGATGGGAGCCTGA
- a CDS encoding SCO6745 family protein — MTPEQAAANAKAGLATIVGAFAESPQTLRRARLLGLSGWAYHVSARAGALGDVRPETVAAALAFIAPEAVTEGWESTAKSSQPAEVASWHLRELCSWGESQVGGFPRLNRLVELAGRVVDAVDPAGLPLFAAWRAMPLPSQEPGAQAAMLLHLLHEHRQGVYVIAVRAGGLTPLEAIIAGPEGETGAVAFGWQPPYPPAGPLVRRLMWAEAVANSLAGQAYAALDRPERVEFAGLLESLTHRFAR; from the coding sequence GTGACCCCGGAACAGGCCGCCGCCAACGCCAAAGCGGGCCTCGCCACCATCGTCGGAGCCTTCGCCGAGTCGCCGCAGACCCTGCGCCGCGCCCGATTGCTGGGGCTGTCCGGGTGGGCGTACCACGTCTCGGCCCGGGCCGGCGCGCTCGGCGACGTCCGGCCCGAGACGGTGGCCGCGGCGCTCGCCTTCATCGCGCCCGAGGCAGTGACCGAGGGCTGGGAGTCGACCGCGAAAAGCTCACAGCCGGCCGAGGTGGCCAGCTGGCACCTGCGCGAGCTGTGCTCCTGGGGGGAGAGCCAGGTCGGCGGCTTCCCGCGGCTGAACCGGCTGGTCGAGCTGGCCGGGCGGGTGGTGGACGCGGTGGACCCGGCCGGTCTGCCGCTGTTCGCGGCCTGGCGGGCCATGCCGCTGCCCAGCCAGGAGCCGGGCGCGCAGGCCGCGATGCTGCTGCACCTGCTGCACGAGCACCGGCAGGGGGTCTACGTGATCGCGGTCCGGGCCGGTGGGCTCACCCCGCTGGAGGCGATCATCGCGGGGCCGGAGGGCGAGACCGGCGCGGTGGCGTTCGGCTGGCAGCCGCCTTACCCGCCGGCCGGGCCGCTGGTGCGCCGGCTGATGTGGGCCGAGGCGGTGGCGAACTCGCTGGCCGGCCAGGCCTACGCCGCCCTGGACCGCCCGGAGCGGGTGGAGTTCGCCGGTCTCCTGGAGTCCCTCACCCACCGCTTCGCCCGCTGA
- a CDS encoding ArsR/SmtB family transcription factor, with amino-acid sequence MDEVFKALADPSRRHLLDSLNRQNGQTLRELCSGLGMARQSVSKHLAVLEAAGLVTTTWRGREKLHHLNVEPVNAIADRWISRYHRGRVQALADLKTALEGSPMSFVYTTYIATTPEKLWQALVDPAFTSRYWGVEFVSEWTAGAPVVWKVSGLEIADPEQVVLESVPHERLSYTWHTFTPEFAGKHGFSEDWLKAVTAEGRSKVTFEIEEMGKLVKLTVTHDDFDAGSTVLEQVSQGWPSILSNLKTFLETGSPLPVE; translated from the coding sequence ATGGACGAGGTGTTCAAGGCGCTGGCCGACCCGAGCCGGCGCCACCTGCTCGACAGTCTCAACCGGCAGAACGGTCAGACGCTGCGCGAACTCTGCTCCGGCCTGGGCATGGCCCGGCAGTCGGTGAGCAAGCACCTCGCCGTGCTGGAGGCCGCCGGCCTGGTCACCACCACCTGGCGGGGCCGGGAGAAGCTGCACCACCTCAACGTCGAACCGGTCAACGCCATCGCCGATCGCTGGATCAGCCGGTATCACCGCGGGCGCGTTCAGGCGCTCGCCGATCTGAAGACCGCGTTGGAGGGTTCACCGATGAGCTTTGTCTACACGACGTACATCGCGACGACGCCGGAGAAGCTGTGGCAGGCGCTCGTCGATCCCGCCTTCACCAGCCGGTACTGGGGGGTGGAGTTCGTGAGCGAGTGGACCGCCGGGGCGCCGGTGGTGTGGAAGGTCAGTGGGCTCGAGATCGCTGATCCGGAGCAGGTGGTGCTGGAGTCGGTTCCGCATGAGCGGTTGTCGTACACGTGGCACACCTTCACCCCGGAGTTCGCCGGGAAGCACGGGTTCTCGGAGGACTGGTTGAAGGCGGTCACCGCGGAGGGGCGGTCGAAGGTGACCTTCGAGATCGAGGAGATGGGGAAGCTGGTGAAGCTGACCGTGACCCACGACGATTTCGACGCGGGGAGCACGGTCCTTGAGCAGGTGAGCCAGGGATGGCCGTCGATCCTGTCCAACCTGAAGACTTTCCTGGAGACGGGCTCGCCGTTGCCGGTGGAGTAG
- a CDS encoding acyl-CoA carboxylase subunit epsilon, with the protein MNDEPLVGVVRGSLDDHEVAALVAILAVRSTPVNYDTPPRTGSDWIRSGRPAAGPRSWKSSALPR; encoded by the coding sequence ATGAACGATGAACCGCTGGTCGGAGTCGTACGTGGAAGCCTAGACGATCATGAGGTGGCCGCACTGGTCGCCATCCTCGCAGTCCGATCAACCCCGGTCAATTACGACACCCCGCCTCGGACCGGTTCCGACTGGATCCGATCAGGGCGCCCAGCAGCGGGTCCGCGATCCTGGAAGTCGTCGGCCCTCCCCCGCTGA
- a CDS encoding MBL fold metallo-hydrolase, which translates to MRITKFTHSCLRIEGAGVLVVDPGEFSEEWESALDGADAVVVTHEHPDHLDVAAVTAAVRRRPGLRVFAHADVLKLLGEVAEATTPVTAGEEFEAAGFTVRAYGGQHAIIHPYVPRIANLGFLISDGATNVYHPGDSFVVPQDATVDTLGVPLNAPWMKVAETLEFARAVKPGRAFAIHDGLLNARGAAVSDKHLEGFAETKYQHLAPGTTLD; encoded by the coding sequence GTGCGTATCACGAAGTTCACTCATTCCTGTCTACGGATCGAGGGGGCGGGGGTGCTCGTCGTCGACCCGGGGGAGTTCTCCGAGGAATGGGAGTCGGCGCTGGACGGGGCGGACGCCGTGGTCGTCACCCACGAGCACCCCGACCACCTGGACGTCGCGGCGGTCACCGCGGCCGTGCGGCGCCGGCCCGGCCTGCGGGTCTTCGCGCACGCGGACGTGCTGAAGCTGCTCGGCGAGGTGGCCGAGGCGACCACGCCGGTGACGGCCGGGGAGGAGTTCGAGGCGGCCGGGTTCACCGTCCGGGCGTACGGTGGGCAGCACGCGATCATCCATCCCTACGTTCCGCGGATCGCCAACCTGGGCTTCCTGATCAGCGACGGCGCCACGAACGTGTATCACCCGGGGGACTCGTTCGTGGTGCCGCAGGACGCCACCGTCGACACCCTCGGTGTCCCGCTCAACGCGCCGTGGATGAAGGTGGCCGAGACACTCGAGTTCGCCCGCGCGGTCAAGCCGGGCCGTGCCTTCGCGATCCACGACGGGCTGCTCAACGCGCGGGGCGCCGCCGTCTCGGACAAGCACCTGGAGGGCTTCGCCGAGACGAAGTACCAGCACCTCGCGCCGGGCACGACGCTCGACTGA
- a CDS encoding NAD(P)H-quinone dehydrogenase: MSRIVIIGGGPGGYEAALVAAQLDADVTLVEADGPGGACVLTDCVPSKAFIASSEVMTGYRNNEAFGIRSSGLDGVSVDAVAVNERVKKLALAQSGDIQTKLVKAGVDVVRGRARMGEDRLGHTHQVLITPDGGAPYAVEADTVLLATGATPRVLPTARPDGERILDWRQVYDLTELPEHLVVIGSGVTGAEFASAYLAMGVKVTLVSSRERVMPHEDADAAMAIERVFRDRGMTILSQSRGDSVVNTGDGVRVTLSGGKVIEASHALIAVGAIPNTGDLGLAEYGVAVGNGGYVTVDRVSRTNVPGIYAAGDCTGVLPLASVAAMQGRIAIWHAMGEAVAPLRLRTVSANVFTDPELATVGVSQNEVDSGRTPARQVMLPLTGNARAKMAGLQDGFVKLFCRPATGQVIGGVVVAPKASELILPITMAIENNLTVDQLAHTITIYPSLSGSIAEAARQLMQHEIQ; encoded by the coding sequence GTGAGTCGGATCGTGATCATCGGCGGGGGACCGGGCGGTTATGAGGCGGCTCTGGTCGCCGCTCAGCTCGATGCCGATGTGACCCTGGTCGAGGCGGACGGCCCCGGTGGCGCCTGCGTGCTGACCGACTGTGTGCCGTCCAAGGCCTTCATCGCCAGCTCCGAGGTGATGACCGGGTACCGCAACAACGAGGCCTTCGGGATCCGCTCCAGCGGCCTGGACGGGGTCAGCGTCGACGCGGTCGCGGTCAACGAGCGGGTCAAGAAACTCGCCCTCGCGCAGTCCGGCGACATCCAGACCAAGCTGGTCAAGGCCGGGGTGGACGTGGTCCGCGGCCGGGCGAGGATGGGGGAGGACCGGCTCGGGCACACCCACCAGGTGCTGATCACCCCGGACGGCGGCGCGCCGTACGCGGTCGAGGCGGACACCGTCCTGCTGGCCACCGGCGCCACCCCGCGGGTCCTGCCCACCGCCCGCCCGGACGGCGAGCGCATCCTCGACTGGCGGCAGGTGTACGACCTGACCGAGCTCCCCGAGCACCTGGTGGTGATCGGCTCGGGTGTGACCGGCGCCGAGTTCGCCAGCGCCTACCTCGCGATGGGCGTGAAGGTGACGTTGGTCTCCAGCCGCGAACGGGTGATGCCGCACGAGGACGCCGACGCCGCGATGGCGATCGAGCGGGTGTTCCGCGACCGCGGGATGACCATTCTCAGTCAGTCCCGCGGCGACTCGGTGGTGAACACCGGCGACGGCGTCCGGGTGACCCTGTCCGGCGGCAAGGTGATCGAGGCGTCGCACGCGCTGATCGCGGTCGGCGCCATCCCGAACACCGGCGACCTCGGTCTGGCGGAGTACGGCGTGGCCGTCGGCAACGGCGGCTACGTCACCGTCGACCGGGTCTCCCGCACCAACGTGCCGGGCATCTACGCGGCCGGTGACTGCACCGGCGTGCTCCCGCTGGCCAGTGTCGCCGCCATGCAGGGCCGGATCGCGATCTGGCACGCGATGGGCGAGGCGGTCGCCCCGCTCCGGCTGCGCACCGTCTCGGCGAACGTGTTCACCGACCCGGAGCTGGCCACCGTCGGCGTCTCGCAGAACGAGGTGGACTCCGGCCGCACCCCGGCCCGCCAGGTGATGCTGCCGCTGACCGGCAACGCCCGGGCCAAGATGGCCGGCCTGCAGGACGGGTTCGTCAAGCTGTTCTGCCGCCCGGCGACCGGTCAGGTGATCGGCGGCGTGGTGGTGGCGCCCAAGGCGAGCGAGCTGATCCTGCCGATCACCATGGCGATCGAGAACAACCTGACCGTGGACCAGCTGGCACACACCATCACGATCTATCCGTCGCTGTCGGGCTCGATCGCGGAGGCGGCGCGTCAGCTGATGCAGCACGAGATTCAGTGA
- a CDS encoding acetyl/propionyl/methylcrotonyl-CoA carboxylase subunit alpha has protein sequence MRKILIANRGEIALRVIRACKDAGLTSVAVYADSDRDAPHARLADEAYALDGETAADTYLRIDKLIEVARKSGSDAVHPGYGFLSENAEFAQAVQETGLTWIGPSPQAIRDLGDKVTARHIAQRAGAPLVPGTPEPVVDAAEIVAFATEHGLPVAIKAAFGGGGRGLKVARTIEEIPALFESATREAVAAFGRGECFVERYLDRPRHVEAQVIADTHGNVVVVGTRDCSLQRRHQKLVEEAPAPFLSDEQRAKIHESAKAICREAGYHGAGTVEYLVGQDGTISFLEVNTRLQVEHPVSEETTGIDLVREQFRIAAGERLAITEDPVPRGHAIEFRINGEDAGRGFLPAPGTVTALTWPSGPGVRVDSGVEQGSVIGGNFDSMLAKIIVTGATREQALERSRRVLDETVIEGIATVLPFHRAVIRDAAFTSEPFTVHTRWIETEWVNEVAPFGPPAAAGGETVERETVVVEVGGRRIEVRLPKHLISGTPGAPSPKRPASRTRSGAASAAASGDSLAAPMQGTIVKVAAQNGDQVNEGDVIVVVEAMKMEQPLPAHKSGTVSGLSLEVGATVTAGAVICTIED, from the coding sequence GTGCGGAAGATATTGATCGCCAACCGCGGCGAGATCGCCCTCCGGGTCATCCGGGCCTGCAAGGACGCCGGCCTCACCAGCGTCGCCGTCTACGCCGACAGTGACCGCGATGCCCCACACGCCCGGCTCGCCGACGAGGCGTACGCGCTGGACGGCGAGACGGCCGCCGACACGTACCTGCGGATCGACAAGCTGATCGAGGTGGCGCGCAAGTCGGGATCCGACGCGGTCCACCCCGGCTACGGCTTCCTGTCGGAGAACGCCGAGTTCGCTCAGGCCGTACAGGAAACTGGTCTGACCTGGATCGGGCCGAGTCCGCAAGCGATCCGCGACCTGGGCGACAAGGTCACCGCGCGGCACATCGCGCAGCGCGCGGGCGCGCCCCTGGTGCCCGGCACCCCCGAGCCGGTGGTGGACGCCGCCGAGATCGTCGCCTTCGCGACCGAGCACGGCCTGCCGGTCGCCATCAAGGCGGCCTTCGGCGGTGGCGGCCGCGGGCTCAAGGTGGCCCGCACCATCGAGGAGATCCCGGCGCTGTTCGAGAGCGCGACCCGGGAGGCGGTGGCCGCGTTCGGCCGCGGCGAGTGCTTCGTCGAGCGCTACCTGGACCGGCCGCGGCACGTCGAGGCGCAGGTCATCGCGGACACGCACGGCAACGTGGTGGTGGTCGGCACCCGGGACTGCTCGCTCCAGCGCCGGCATCAGAAACTGGTCGAGGAGGCGCCCGCGCCGTTCCTCAGCGACGAGCAGCGCGCCAAGATCCACGAGAGTGCCAAGGCGATCTGCCGCGAGGCGGGCTACCACGGCGCCGGCACGGTGGAATACCTGGTGGGCCAGGACGGGACGATCTCGTTCCTGGAGGTGAACACCCGGCTGCAGGTGGAGCACCCGGTCAGCGAGGAGACCACCGGCATCGACCTGGTGCGGGAGCAGTTCCGGATCGCGGCCGGCGAGCGGCTGGCGATCACCGAGGACCCGGTGCCGCGCGGGCACGCCATCGAGTTCCGGATCAACGGGGAGGACGCCGGGCGCGGCTTCCTGCCCGCGCCGGGCACGGTCACCGCGCTGACCTGGCCCTCCGGGCCGGGCGTGCGGGTCGACTCGGGTGTCGAGCAGGGCAGCGTGATCGGCGGCAACTTCGACTCGATGCTGGCGAAAATCATCGTCACCGGCGCGACCCGGGAGCAGGCGCTGGAGCGATCCCGCCGGGTGCTGGACGAGACGGTGATCGAGGGCATCGCCACGGTGCTCCCGTTCCACCGCGCGGTGATCCGCGACGCGGCGTTCACCAGCGAGCCGTTCACCGTGCACACCCGGTGGATCGAGACCGAGTGGGTCAACGAGGTGGCGCCGTTCGGCCCGCCGGCCGCCGCCGGCGGCGAGACCGTCGAACGCGAGACCGTCGTGGTCGAGGTGGGCGGCCGGCGCATCGAGGTCCGCCTCCCCAAACACCTGATTTCCGGTACGCCCGGAGCACCGTCCCCGAAACGCCCGGCCTCCCGCACCCGCAGTGGTGCGGCGAGCGCGGCCGCGAGCGGGGACAGTCTCGCCGCCCCGATGCAGGGCACCATCGTGAAGGTCGCCGCGCAGAACGGTGACCAGGTCAACGAGGGCGACGTGATCGTGGTGGTCGAGGCGATGAAGATGGAGCAGCCGCTCCCGGCACACAAGTCGGGCACGGTCTCCGGGCTGTCGCTGGAGGTCGGCGCGACGGTCACGGCCGGCGCGGTGATCTGCACGATCGAGGACTAG
- a CDS encoding gamma-glutamylcyclotransferase: MRHYAAYGSNLDPARMLAYCPHSPMVGVGWIEGWRLTFAGEGEMGWEGAVTTIVESPGDRVFVSLYDVHPWDAAQLDEVEGVPAGTYQKLTVRVSTLDGEVPAWVYVFAGYEGGLPTAWYLSEIASAAEKAGAPDDYVSELRHRPTGTASPEN, encoded by the coding sequence GTGCGTCATTACGCCGCGTATGGCTCGAACCTGGACCCAGCTCGCATGCTGGCCTACTGTCCGCACTCGCCCATGGTCGGCGTGGGGTGGATCGAGGGCTGGCGTCTCACCTTCGCCGGAGAGGGGGAAATGGGCTGGGAGGGAGCGGTGACGACGATCGTCGAGTCGCCCGGCGACCGCGTCTTCGTCTCGCTCTACGACGTCCATCCATGGGATGCCGCACAGCTCGACGAGGTCGAGGGCGTGCCCGCCGGGACGTACCAGAAACTCACCGTGCGTGTATCGACGCTCGACGGTGAGGTGCCCGCCTGGGTCTACGTCTTCGCCGGTTACGAGGGTGGCCTGCCCACCGCGTGGTACCTGTCGGAGATCGCCAGCGCCGCCGAGAAGGCCGGCGCGCCCGACGACTACGTGAGCGAGCTGCGCCACCGCCCGACCGGGACGGCGTCGCCGGAAAACTAG
- a CDS encoding DedA family protein → MTELLTMLASPAWVYLALFGFLAVDALIPVVPIQAIMITSGALTVYGDLHLAVVILVGALGMFTGDAIAFVLGRSTGHRLSALRARFAPRGEDGGNSRTRQAAERFTRGLRRPGPLVMLLCRFVPGGRMASGYHAGRTHYPIKLFVGYDGAAALCWACYGGLIGHLGGTAITQSAWRLFAIAATAALIFGTAGWILALFGGKPAPGESGEHSPGESGQRSPGASRKRSPGGSGDPEPAAPVTESRAASADAPPPRSSPTATDRS, encoded by the coding sequence ATGACCGAGCTGCTGACCATGTTGGCCTCGCCCGCCTGGGTCTATCTCGCGCTGTTCGGCTTCCTCGCGGTGGACGCCCTGATCCCGGTGGTGCCGATCCAGGCCATCATGATCACTTCAGGAGCGCTGACCGTCTACGGCGATCTGCACCTCGCCGTGGTGATCCTGGTCGGGGCGCTCGGCATGTTCACCGGGGACGCGATCGCCTTCGTCCTGGGCCGGTCGACCGGGCACCGGCTCAGCGCGTTACGCGCCCGGTTTGCCCCGCGCGGCGAGGATGGCGGGAATTCACGCACTCGGCAAGCGGCCGAGCGCTTCACCCGCGGCCTGCGCCGGCCCGGCCCGCTCGTGATGCTGCTCTGCCGGTTCGTCCCGGGCGGCCGGATGGCCTCGGGATACCACGCCGGCCGCACCCACTACCCGATCAAGCTCTTCGTCGGTTACGACGGCGCCGCCGCGCTCTGCTGGGCCTGTTACGGCGGGCTGATCGGCCACCTCGGCGGCACCGCGATCACCCAGTCCGCCTGGCGGCTGTTCGCGATCGCGGCGACCGCCGCGCTGATCTTCGGCACGGCCGGCTGGATCCTCGCCCTGTTCGGCGGGAAACCCGCACCCGGCGAGAGCGGGGAACACTCGCCCGGCGAGAGCGGGCAACGCTCGCCCGGCGCGAGCCGGAAACGCTCGCCCGGCGGGAGCGGCGACCCGGAGCCGGCCGCCCCGGTCACTGAATCTCGTGCTGCATCAGCTGACGCGCCGCCTCCGCGATCGAGCCCGACAGCGACGGATAGATCGTGA
- a CDS encoding S8 family serine peptidase, with the protein MKLLVTIAITALLAPSHTTGIAEPQTLEFNKDAWFADYLRLDQVHELSLGSGVSIGIPDSGVHPHPDLAGNVIDGRDMVQGGDGRGQLDQTGHGTHMAGLIVGHGKPGGITGIAPAAQIIPVKIIGTTEETPPLAVAIDWLTHKGAQVINVSLSVSPSADLNKSIKTAIAADIVITASAGSTSKDSRIAFPASIPEVLAVGAVDQTGRPATFSPQGPSIDLCAPGVDLRTTGTTDDYVNVDGTSPATAIVSGAAALVRARFPGISGREVVHRLTATATDIGAPGWDEQCGYGVLNIVKALTADVPPLEGGPGVGTSAGGTSGGVGVTSGSQPGSSGGQDRGDGRNIGLLGGLRPS; encoded by the coding sequence ATGAAACTTCTTGTCACAATAGCGATCACAGCACTGCTTGCACCATCGCACACGACAGGAATAGCCGAACCTCAGACCCTAGAATTCAACAAAGACGCGTGGTTTGCCGATTATCTAAGGCTCGATCAGGTACACGAACTTAGCCTTGGATCAGGAGTATCGATAGGGATTCCTGATAGCGGAGTTCATCCGCATCCGGATCTCGCAGGAAACGTGATAGATGGGCGCGATATGGTCCAAGGAGGTGACGGTCGCGGGCAACTTGACCAGACAGGCCATGGTACACACATGGCGGGACTAATAGTCGGCCACGGAAAACCGGGCGGCATCACTGGAATCGCCCCCGCCGCTCAGATAATCCCCGTCAAGATTATCGGGACAACAGAAGAGACGCCTCCCCTTGCTGTAGCGATAGACTGGCTGACGCACAAGGGAGCCCAGGTAATCAATGTCTCCCTGTCGGTATCACCGTCGGCTGACCTTAACAAATCAATCAAGACTGCTATTGCTGCCGACATAGTCATCACAGCAAGCGCTGGAAGCACTTCGAAGGATTCGCGAATTGCCTTCCCCGCGTCCATACCTGAGGTTTTAGCCGTCGGGGCTGTCGATCAAACCGGGCGCCCGGCCACCTTTTCACCTCAAGGCCCATCGATTGATCTGTGCGCGCCCGGGGTTGACCTCAGAACTACAGGTACCACCGACGACTATGTCAACGTGGACGGCACCTCACCCGCTACTGCGATTGTTTCGGGGGCGGCGGCGTTGGTTCGGGCTCGGTTTCCGGGGATTTCGGGGCGGGAGGTTGTTCATCGGCTTACTGCTACGGCTACCGATATTGGGGCTCCGGGGTGGGACGAGCAGTGCGGGTACGGGGTGCTGAACATCGTTAAGGCGCTGACCGCGGATGTTCCGCCGCTGGAGGGCGGGCCTGGAGTAGGCACCAGCGCAGGCGGAACTTCCGGTGGAGTGGGCGTGACCAGCGGCAGCCAACCGGGCAGTTCAGGTGGGCAGGATAGGGGTGACGGTCGGAACATTGGCCTGCTCGGGGGATTGCGGCCATCCTGA
- a CDS encoding GNAT family N-acetyltransferase: MSALPPGWSTRRPTLDDVPLILSLVHASDIATVGEPDFTADEVREELTGPHTDMSRDSWLAFDADGEIAGWAYPRNPTGQDRDLLEVYVWPERGIPAQRPLLALMLARMAERAAELGHDPYTVRAAALPGEERYIEALGAAGFTFLKQHARMRMPLDGVGSAVPAPPPGVTIRPVRHADEAEMRRFHAVIEEAFLDSDHPSVGYAEWRRQFEAESSVSFDEWFVAEVDGDLAGVLQSADPDEETNEAWVRSLAVLKAYRKRGLGEALLRRAFAVYAGKGRPQVGLGVDLANPTEAARLYRKVGMTPLYRANVYQTTVAAARR, from the coding sequence ATGAGTGCGCTTCCGCCTGGCTGGAGCACCCGCCGGCCCACCCTCGACGACGTGCCGCTGATCCTCAGCCTGGTGCACGCCAGCGACATCGCCACGGTCGGCGAGCCCGACTTCACCGCCGACGAGGTGCGCGAGGAGCTGACCGGCCCGCACACCGACATGTCCCGGGACTCCTGGCTGGCCTTCGACGCGGACGGCGAGATCGCCGGGTGGGCGTACCCGCGGAATCCCACCGGCCAGGACCGCGACCTGCTGGAGGTCTACGTCTGGCCGGAGCGCGGGATCCCGGCGCAGCGCCCGCTGCTCGCCCTGATGCTGGCCCGGATGGCTGAGCGGGCCGCCGAGCTGGGGCACGACCCGTACACGGTGCGGGCCGCGGCGCTGCCGGGCGAGGAGCGGTACATCGAGGCCCTCGGCGCGGCCGGGTTCACCTTCCTCAAGCAGCACGCGCGGATGCGGATGCCCCTGGACGGCGTCGGGTCCGCGGTCCCGGCGCCGCCGCCGGGCGTGACGATCCGGCCGGTGCGGCACGCGGACGAGGCCGAGATGCGCCGCTTCCACGCGGTGATCGAGGAGGCGTTCCTCGACTCGGACCACCCGTCGGTGGGCTACGCGGAGTGGCGGCGGCAGTTCGAGGCCGAGTCCTCGGTCTCCTTCGACGAGTGGTTCGTCGCGGAGGTCGACGGCGACCTGGCGGGCGTGCTGCAGTCGGCCGACCCGGACGAGGAGACGAACGAGGCCTGGGTGCGCAGTCTGGCGGTGCTCAAGGCGTACCGAAAGCGGGGTTTGGGGGAAGCCTTGCTGCGCCGGGCCTTTGCCGTCTATGCGGGCAAGGGACGACCGCAGGTCGGCCTCGGGGTTGATCTGGCCAACCCGACCGAGGCCGCACGGCTGTACCGGAAGGTCGGGATGACCCCGCTCTACCGGGCGAATGTCTACCAGACAACCGTGGCGGCGGCCCGGCGCTAG
- a CDS encoding Maf family protein, with protein sequence MQSDNVYRLILASASPARRALLTGAGIDAEIIVSGVDESVVEAEDAYTLSLALARMKARTVAAELPADPGALVLGCDSVLAFEGEIFGKPADAREAAQRWMAMRGKSGVLHTGHHLTGLVSGRQAEAVGTTVVHFADVTDAEIEAYVASGEPLQVAGAFTLDGRGGAFVERIEGDPGNVIGLSLPLLRTLLAEMDVPITALWRN encoded by the coding sequence GTGCAGAGTGACAACGTGTATCGGCTGATTCTTGCCTCCGCCAGTCCGGCTCGGCGGGCGCTGCTCACCGGGGCCGGGATCGACGCGGAGATCATCGTCAGTGGGGTGGACGAGAGCGTCGTGGAGGCTGAGGACGCGTACACGTTGAGTCTTGCGCTGGCTCGGATGAAGGCTCGGACGGTGGCGGCGGAGTTGCCGGCCGATCCTGGGGCGTTGGTGCTCGGGTGTGATTCGGTGCTGGCCTTCGAAGGGGAGATCTTCGGGAAGCCGGCGGACGCCCGGGAGGCGGCGCAGCGCTGGATGGCGATGCGGGGGAAGTCCGGGGTGCTGCACACCGGGCATCACCTGACCGGGCTGGTGAGCGGGCGGCAGGCGGAGGCCGTCGGGACGACCGTGGTGCACTTCGCTGATGTGACGGATGCCGAGATAGAGGCGTATGTCGCCTCCGGGGAGCCGTTGCAGGTGGCTGGGGCGTTCACGCTGGACGGGCGTGGAGGCGCCTTCGTCGAGCGGATCGAAGGGGACCCCGGCAACGTGATCGGGCTGTCCCTCCCGCTGCTGCGCACGCTGCTCGCCGAGATGGACGTCCCGATCACCGCCCTCTGGCGCAACTGA